Genomic segment of Peribacillus frigoritolerans:
ATTCGCATAATCTATTATCATTTTCGAGAGCAACGACTTTAATGTTTTCTTGTTTGATAAAGTGGAATGAAGTTGGTCGGTTTAAGGGCACGAAAAAAGATAAATGAAGAAAAACCCTGCAGAGATTTCTCTCCACAGAGTTTCTATAAGCTTTCAACTAATTTTTTGGTGCAGGGCACCTTGCCTTTGAATATGCGAATCGTTTTTTTCGTTTGTTTAATCCCAGGTTTATAACCTGGTTTTTCCCACCTTAACTTCTTCATTAATAATGTTTTTTACCCACTTTTTCCTCACTCTAGAAGTGAAAAAAGGTACTATCAACAGCTAAAAAAATTGTACATGAAACGACGAAAAATATATGGTAACAAGGCACCGAATTCAAGATTCCAATGTAATATATTCAGCTCCCTGGTCTTTTGCCCAATTATGTATATAACTTAGCAGATTATAACCAAGGCCACTAGGACGATGATTTTCATCAGTAACCAAATCTTGCACATAAACATAGCGTTCATTGTATGAATCTTCACGCCAGCTAATACCTGCTAACGCTACGATGCTCGTATCATGATATAAAGCAAATAACTTTTTACCCTCCTTACGCATTTCATTTAATAATTCTAGATATTCCTTAAAAGTCAAATCAGTACGCAACTGACTTAATATTGGATAAGCCTGTAAGAATTGATGTTCTACAGTTAACTCTACTATATTTTCCACTGGTATTTTCATTCTAATATTCCCCTACCTTTTTTAAGTTTTATGGCTTCGCCTTCCCTTTATGAATCCGGATTAAATTTCTGACATATAACCAAGGGCAAATTAAACATCAAATAAATGTTTTCAATAATTGTGTGTCTAACAGTTTCCCATTCTTCTCCTTTCTCCATATTTATTAGATATACACACATAGATATACACATAAATAATATGCAAGAATCGCGCCAACTCAAATCTATTACAAATAAAAATATTGTTGCATCTTTACCTTAATTGACGTAACGAAGCAGGTTAATCAGAAAATCTCACCAAATGAAATTTGATGAAAAATCAGTTAAATCAAATATTCAGTTCCTAAAACATTATGATGTGGGGGAATTTAAATACTTTCTCTTGGACCATTAGGAGAAGCTACATAATGGAAGTGGGACAAGTAAAATTATTCTTCTATTATCTAAAGTATGTATGGCCGTTTCTCAAATCCGAGACAAAATATTCAATTGTCAAACACATAGGAAGATAATTTATAAACGAGTGATGGGTAAATTCGCACGACAAAACATGGCGTGTGATTTCCGAAATAAGAAATAAGAATAATATAAAAAGCAGCAAAATCGAGCCCGAATAATGAAATGGGAATCGACTTTCGAAGAAAAGCCAAGACGATTCAAATTAATTTCCGTGTGAATAACTTGAATATGAATAGCCAAAACTATGGAGTAAAGAAGGAAGGAACAAACATAAAGGAGAAAAAAATGCCTGGTAGTTTCAAAATTTCTTCACATCAAATGATGATTTTTTATTCTTTTGTACTCGGTAGGAACGGTTATTTTACATACTCCTTCTCCTTTAGCTGGTTTTGCAAAGCAGGATGCGTGGCTTGCTGCATTATTTAGAACAGGAATCGCATTAATTTTTGTATGGTTCCACATCAGGGTTGGAAATTTATATCCTGAACTCCCTTTAGATCAAATAAATGAAAAGGTTTTCGGTAAGTTAGTCGGAATGATGATCAATTTCACATTTTTTATCTGGTCTTTTTCAACTGCTGCCGAGACAATTTATTATATGGGGAATTTCATTGAAACTTTTTGGATGCCGGATACTCCACTTGCAGCATTAAATATAATGTTAGCTGCAGTTGTGATCTTTACAGTTCGCCTTGGTATTGAAACTTTTACACGTACGTTGGAAATATTCTTCATACCCGTATTAATATTACTGACTATTTTTTTGGTATCCAT
This window contains:
- a CDS encoding GNAT family N-acetyltransferase, which encodes MKIPVENIVELTVEHQFLQAYPILSQLRTDLTFKEYLELLNEMRKEGKKLFALYHDTSIVALAGISWREDSYNERYVYVQDLVTDENHRPSGLGYNLLSYIHNWAKDQGAEYITLES
- a CDS encoding GerAB/ArcD/ProY family transporter codes for the protein MYSVGTVILHTPSPLAGFAKQDAWLAALFRTGIALIFVWFHIRVGNLYPELPLDQINEKVFGKLVGMMINFTFFIWSFSTAAETIYYMGNFIETFWMPDTPLAALNIMLAAVVIFTVRLGIETFTRTLEIFFIPVLILLTIFLVSIIPQANIQNIQPVFENGAKPVIRATLFFISVFTLSPVMFLMIFPSKVNESKKGGKAFFIGTLIGGIILILFIMLDILVLGLDTTARNIAPSYTMAKK